From the Bacteroidales bacterium genome, the window CCCAAAACCATACAACTCCTAAAAAACGATATGCGAGCATCTGCCCGAATGACAAATGCCTTCTTTAATATCAACCAAACCTCAACATTTCTGTTATCACTATCTCCCAACTATATAGCAGGGAAAATGATGATAGTACGTTGGTTAGAGGCAGGAGCAGAGATGATTGAACAGAAACCATCATCAAACCCACTGCAACAGCCATTGCAAAGCAGAATAACCCTCTCTGCAATGGTGCCTTCGCAAGTGATAAATATATTAAACGATAGCACATCATTACAACAACTCTCAAAGATAGAGAACATCATAATAGGAGGTGCTCCGCTCGATATAGCAACCGAGAAGCAAATCTCTGAAACATCGGTAAATGCTTACGCAACCTACGGAATGACTGAAACCCTTTCGCATGTTGCATTGCGTAAGATAGGAACTGACAAAGAGTATTTTGCACTAAACGGAGTAACCTTTGAACAAGACGGCAGAGAGTGTTTGGTAATAAATGTACCACACCTGTCGGTTAAAAGATTGATAACAAACGATATAGTAACTCTAACCGATAATACCCATTTCATATGGCGAGGCAGATACGATAATGTAATAAACTCGGGAGGGGTAAAGATATTTCCTGAGGAGATAGAAAAACTCATAGAGCCATATATCTCACAACGCTTCTATATAATTGGCACTCCCGATACCGTTTGGGGCGAGGTCTGTACACTTGTAATAGAGGGAGAGGAGTGGAGTAATGAAAAACAACAAAACCTCTTGACGCAACTCAAAGAGCAACTACCCAAACATAAATCTCCAAAACAGATAAAATTCCTACCCCAATTTGCAGAAACCACATCGGGGAAGGTTAAGAGGGTTGTTAGTTTTAATTAGGAATTAGTTCGTGGCTGTGCCACAATGAGGAATTAGGAATTTTGTAACCAAGCAAGTAGGGACACACGCAAGCAAGGTAATTACAAAGTAATTAGAATTGACTAAATGTCAATTCGTGCCGAAGGTTGGAGAGCACAGTGCTCTGTGCGACGGGGGTGTGTCCGCCGAAAAGGGTATCAAAAGTTATCAGTTTTCAGCTATTAGCTGTCAGTTTTTAGAATAACACTCAATAATAAGCAAGAGGTTGTAACGTAATAGTACGCGTTGCAACCTCTTTGTTTGTTTAATGTAAAACCCAAATTCTTCCCCTTATGTAGGGGAAGTACCCGTAGGGGGTAGGGGTATTAATTGCCAGTTTTTAGTTGTGGCGTTACGCACACCTTAGTCGTTAGCTAAAACGGAGTTGCATTTTTTGAAGCAACTCCGTTTCTCTTATAAAACCAATTAGTCTAATTAGTCCAATTGGACTAATATATCTAAAAACTAATAACTATCTAATAAACAATAACTCTCTATATTTAGGCAAAGTCCACATCTTGTCATCAACAACAAGTTCAAGACGGTCGATGTGTGCTCTGATTTTTTGGAAATAGGGAGCAACCGTATCGTGATAAGCAATTGCTCGTTCACGCATATCCTCAATTGTGTTAGCCTCTTTACGTGCGGCAATCATATCATCAACCAATCCCTTGATAGCCTCAATACGAGTACCTATATCTTCAATGGTAGTTAACTCCTTTCCGCAAAGGCTATCGGCTTTGTCGGGGAATAGAAGTTTAAGTTTATAAGCATTCTCAATAAGTTCGCTTTGATATTTGGTTGATGTAGGAATAACGTGGTTTTTAGCCAAGTCGCCAAGAACACGAGCCTCAATCTGAATTTTCTTTGTGTAGGTCTCCCACTTAACCTCGTTACGAGCCTCCAACTCTTTTTTAGTCATAACACCAACCGAAGAGAACATATCTATTGTAGCATCGGCGAGGTAGTTATCAAAAATAAGAGGAACACTTGTCTCGCAATCCAATCCTCTGCGTTTAGCCTCTTGTTTCCACTCATCACTATATCCGTTACCATCAAAGCATATATCCATACTCTCCTTAACATACTCTCCAAGAACTGCAAGAATAGCATTTTGTTTATCTATGCCCATTGCAATCTTTTCATCAACATCGTGTTTAAACTCAGTAAGTTGTTTTGCAACTGCCGAGTTTAATGCAATCATTGCCGAAGCACAGTTTGCCTCTGCACCTATTGCTCTGAACTCAAATCTGTTACCGGTAAATGCAAATGGCGAAGTTCTGTTGCGGTCGGTATTGTCAATCAGCAATTCGGGGATTTGAGGAATATCCAAATTTACACCCTGTTTTGAAGATGCTTCTAAATTATCCAAATCCTCGCTACCAATATGTTGTAGCACCTGTGTAAGGTGAGAGCCAAGGAATATAGATATAATAGCGGGTGGAGCCTCAGCAGCACCCAAACGGTGAGCATTGGTAGCCGAAGATATACTTGCTTTAAGCAATCCGTTATATTTGTAAACCGCCTTAATAACATTGACAATAAATGTAATAAAGCGAAGGTTTTCATTCTTTGATTTACCGGGCGACATAAGCATTATGCCGTTGTCTGTACCAAGCGACCAGTTGTTATGCTTGCCCGAGCCGTTAACACCCTTGAAAGGTTTCTCATGAAGCAGTACCCTGAATCCATGATTACGGGCAACCTTACGCATTGTTGCCATCATTAACAGGTTGTGGTCGTTTGCAAGGTTGCACTCCTCAAAAATAGGAGCAAACTCAAATTGATTTGGGGCAGCCTCGTTATGGCGTGTCTTTAGAGGAATGCCAAGTTTAAGACACTCAATCTCAACCTCCTTCATAAACTCAATAACACGCGATGGGATAGCACCAAAGTAGTGGTCATCAAGTTGTTGGTTTTTTGAACTCTCATGTCCCATAAGAGTACGCCCTGTCAATAGCAAGTCGGGGCGAGCGGCATACAGTCCTTCATCAACCAAAAAATACTCTTGCTCCCAACCAAGGTAAGCAATAACCTTTTTAACTTCAGGATTAAAATATTTACATACCTCAACAGCCGCTTTGTCCACTGCGTGAAGAGCCTTTAAAAGAGGAGCCTTATAATCAAGCGACTCTCCTGTATATGCAATAAACACTGTTGGAATACACAACGTATCATCAACAATAAAAGCAGGAGAAGAGGGGTCCCAAGCCGAATAACCACGAGCCTCAAAGGTATTTCTGATGCCACCATTTGGGAAACTCGAAGCGTCTGGCTCTTGTTGGATAAGTAGCTTACCACTCAAACGTTCAAGCATATTGCCCTCACTGTCCAGCTCCACAAAGGCATCGTGTTTCTCGGCAGTACCTTCTGTTAATGGGTGAAACCAGTGAGTGTAGTGTGTAGCACCCATACTGATAGCCCACTTTTTCATACCCTCAGCCACAGCATCGGCAATATCTCTGTTAATGGGTTTGTTGTTGTCTATTGAGTTAGTAAGATTTTCATAAATATCTTTTGGCAAAAATTGTTGCATTTTTGCACGATTGAAAACATATTTTCCGAAATATTCCGAAGGTCTCTCCTCTGGGAGTTTGACCTCAACAGGGCGTTTTAAGAACGCATTTTCAATAACTCTAAATCTTAAAGATGTTGGCATACCTTTATCTCTTAATTTTGGAAACGACAAAGGTAAAAAAAAGAGTTCTAATATCAATAAAGATAAACCATAAAACTTACAATTTTTTAATAAACTTTTGCTGAAAAAAAATAACTATAAAAAAAGTAGAAAAAGATAGTGAATAATTGAAATTATATCGTAGAATATTTTTATCTTTGCAGTTGGTATAAAAGTACCGTAAATCAAAGATAAACGTTAGAAAAAATATTTACCTATGGAGATGAAAATGAAAAAAGTATTGTTGCTTGGCTCAGGAGCATTAAAGATTGGGCAAGCTGGTGAGTTCGATTACTCTGGCTCACAAGCATTAAAAGCATTAAGAGAAGAGGGAATATCAACAGTTTTGATAAACCCAAATATTGCAACTATACAAACTTCAGAGGGTGTAGCAGACAAAGTATATTTCCTACCCATCACTCCTCATTTTGTAGAGAAGGTAATTCAAAAAGAGCGTCCCGATGGAATTCTTCTTGCATTTGGTGGTCAAACAGCTCTAAACT encodes:
- a CDS encoding glutamine synthetase III — translated: MPTSLRFRVIENAFLKRPVEVKLPEERPSEYFGKYVFNRAKMQQFLPKDIYENLTNSIDNNKPINRDIADAVAEGMKKWAISMGATHYTHWFHPLTEGTAEKHDAFVELDSEGNMLERLSGKLLIQQEPDASSFPNGGIRNTFEARGYSAWDPSSPAFIVDDTLCIPTVFIAYTGESLDYKAPLLKALHAVDKAAVEVCKYFNPEVKKVIAYLGWEQEYFLVDEGLYAARPDLLLTGRTLMGHESSKNQQLDDHYFGAIPSRVIEFMKEVEIECLKLGIPLKTRHNEAAPNQFEFAPIFEECNLANDHNLLMMATMRKVARNHGFRVLLHEKPFKGVNGSGKHNNWSLGTDNGIMLMSPGKSKNENLRFITFIVNVIKAVYKYNGLLKASISSATNAHRLGAAEAPPAIISIFLGSHLTQVLQHIGSEDLDNLEASSKQGVNLDIPQIPELLIDNTDRNRTSPFAFTGNRFEFRAIGAEANCASAMIALNSAVAKQLTEFKHDVDEKIAMGIDKQNAILAVLGEYVKESMDICFDGNGYSDEWKQEAKRRGLDCETSVPLIFDNYLADATIDMFSSVGVMTKKELEARNEVKWETYTKKIQIEARVLGDLAKNHVIPTSTKYQSELIENAYKLKLLFPDKADSLCGKELTTIEDIGTRIEAIKGLVDDMIAARKEANTIEDMRERAIAYHDTVAPYFQKIRAHIDRLELVVDDKMWTLPKYRELLFIR
- a CDS encoding AMP-binding protein; the protein is MEFKINGKIVRSVEELCSEVTPEFAKFVSEWFSDSDYMTAQTSGSTGTPKTIQLLKNDMRASARMTNAFFNINQTSTFLLSLSPNYIAGKMMIVRWLEAGAEMIEQKPSSNPLQQPLQSRITLSAMVPSQVINILNDSTSLQQLSKIENIIIGGAPLDIATEKQISETSVNAYATYGMTETLSHVALRKIGTDKEYFALNGVTFEQDGRECLVINVPHLSVKRLITNDIVTLTDNTHFIWRGRYDNVINSGGVKIFPEEIEKLIEPYISQRFYIIGTPDTVWGEVCTLVIEGEEWSNEKQQNLLTQLKEQLPKHKSPKQIKFLPQFAETTSGKVKRVVSFN